A genomic segment from SAR324 cluster bacterium encodes:
- a CDS encoding phytanoyl-CoA dioxygenase family protein has translation MDENYQGLSKYEVQQYHENGWIGPLTLISELEMGQFRNRLDIEIFEPALASKIDEKYFCHNRHLDNSTVYQLLTHPNLAKKAESILGPDIVLWRSNFQLKLPLSQQDEWDTGVPWHQDCAYFQPSPNVILSAWIAIDRVEKSNGCMQILSGSHKKLYPHIQTDGLKMFEKTADIDAFEPNDATFIELNPGEFIFFNESTLHSSLPNKSETRRLGISPRLTVPFVNLSESLSNSALMLTGKDYMGNFDIMLPPSK, from the coding sequence ATGGATGAAAATTACCAAGGGTTATCCAAATACGAAGTACAGCAATATCATGAAAACGGATGGATCGGGCCATTAACACTTATTTCAGAATTAGAAATGGGTCAGTTCAGAAACAGGCTTGATATTGAAATTTTTGAACCAGCCCTTGCATCTAAAATAGATGAAAAATATTTCTGTCATAATCGGCATTTAGACAATTCAACGGTGTATCAGTTACTAACTCATCCAAATTTGGCAAAAAAGGCAGAAAGTATATTAGGACCTGATATTGTTCTCTGGAGAAGCAATTTTCAGCTCAAATTGCCCTTAAGCCAACAAGATGAGTGGGATACTGGTGTTCCCTGGCATCAAGATTGTGCATATTTTCAACCTTCACCCAATGTTATATTATCTGCTTGGATAGCTATTGATCGTGTAGAAAAATCAAATGGATGTATGCAAATCTTGTCTGGTAGCCATAAAAAGCTATATCCACATATTCAGACTGACGGTTTAAAGATGTTTGAGAAAACTGCGGATATTGATGCTTTTGAGCCCAATGATGCTACATTCATAGAATTGAATCCCGGAGAATTTATATTTTTTAATGAAAGTACACTTCATTCATCGCTACCTAATAAATCCGAAACCAGAAGACTTGGGATCTCCCCAAGGCTGACCGTGCCTTTCGTAAATTTGAGCGAAAGCTTGAGCAATAGTGCTCTTATGCTTACTGGAAAAGACTACATGGGAAATTTTGATATCATGCTTCCTCCTTCTAAATGA